The Nitrospinota bacterium genome contains a region encoding:
- the dsrB gene encoding dissimilatory-type sulfite reductase subunit beta, whose amino-acid sequence MSSTTGQKLAPRDNGAPDYTKYLHPLMKKNYGKWKYHERIKPGVLVHVAENGDKLFTVRAGSPRTLSVHKIRQICDIADKYSEGFVRFTTRNNLEFGLAKESNIEPLIKEVEKTLGFPIGGTGPSISNILHTQGWLHCNLPNTDAAGSVKAMMDHLIDEFKNENLPNRVRMSTSCCQINCGGQSDIAFNMQHHHAPRIDHNNVPNCEVPKVVAICPVAAIRPKIVNGKQSVEVVEEKCMYCGACHGQCPAMEIRDSDTDTISIFVGGKSSSTRKGPSFMKLAVFGLPNNPPRWPEVTEAVDKILNAYRKGAKPWERIGEWIDRVGWPRFFEETGFEFTKYHIDDSPAARSTFNMSSHVRT is encoded by the coding sequence ATGAGTTCAACAACTGGTCAAAAACTTGCGCCGCGCGATAACGGTGCACCCGACTATACGAAATATCTTCATCCATTGATGAAGAAGAACTACGGCAAGTGGAAATACCATGAAAGGATCAAGCCGGGCGTACTTGTACATGTGGCTGAAAACGGCGACAAACTCTTCACAGTTCGCGCAGGTTCGCCAAGGACGTTAAGCGTCCACAAGATAAGGCAAATTTGCGATATTGCTGACAAATACTCGGAAGGATTTGTTCGCTTCACTACGAGGAACAATCTGGAGTTCGGACTTGCGAAAGAATCCAATATTGAACCTCTCATAAAAGAGGTCGAGAAAACACTTGGCTTCCCGATAGGCGGTACCGGCCCTTCCATCTCGAACATACTTCACACGCAGGGGTGGCTCCATTGCAACCTTCCGAATACGGATGCCGCCGGTTCAGTAAAAGCGATGATGGATCATCTCATTGATGAGTTCAAAAACGAGAATCTCCCCAACCGCGTTCGCATGTCGACATCATGTTGCCAAATAAACTGCGGTGGACAGTCTGATATCGCGTTCAACATGCAGCATCATCACGCGCCGAGGATTGACCATAACAATGTTCCGAACTGCGAAGTCCCCAAGGTCGTTGCCATATGCCCTGTTGCCGCTATCAGGCCGAAAATTGTGAATGGGAAGCAGTCTGTAGAGGTTGTAGAAGAGAAGTGCATGTATTGCGGCGCTTGCCACGGTCAGTGCCCGGCAATGGAAATCCGCGATTCGGATACGGATACGATTTCCATTTTTGTTGGAGGAAAGTCTTCCAGCACCAGAAAAGGACCAAGCTTCATGAAGCTGGCAGTTTTCGGTCTCCCGAACAATCCGCCGCGCTGGCCCGAAGTAACCGAAGCGGTAGACAAGATTTTAAATGCGTACAGAAAAGGCGCCAAACCCTGGGAACGGATTGGTGAGTGGATCGACAGGGTCGGCTGGCCCCGCTTCTTTGAGGAAAC
- the tusB gene encoding sulfurtransferase complex subunit TusB produces the protein MLFTVNKSPFLFGHLDSCLQYAIKDTPILLIEDGVYAASKGTSYEKKLKEALGKFEIYALGPDLKARGIASVIDGVKIVDYAGFVDLAEKHNVAPWI, from the coding sequence TTGCTATTTACCGTAAATAAATCACCGTTCCTTTTTGGGCACCTTGATTCATGCCTTCAGTACGCCATCAAGGATACGCCGATACTGCTTATCGAGGATGGTGTATACGCCGCTTCAAAAGGGACATCATATGAAAAGAAATTGAAAGAGGCTCTCGGCAAGTTCGAAATTTACGCTCTAGGGCCAGACCTGAAGGCAAGAGGGATCGCATCAGTAATAGATGGGGTAAAGATTGTAGATTATGCGGGATTCGTAGACTTGGCGGAGAAGCATAATGTTGCCCCGTGGATATAG
- the dsrA gene encoding dissimilatory-type sulfite reductase subunit alpha, protein MAKTKNKKRPLLDQLESGPWPSFVTDLKGLAEEKPSVDQLLDQLEESYENRWNYWQGTLVNLPQYGGGVIARLSELGHKYPDIKEFHTIRVIEPPGFVYSTDALRELCDISEKHSAGIMQLHGMTGDILMLGSNTEQTFVAGEALMEKGWDIGGSGAAMRTLACCVGQARCEMACYDTMGVTKHITDTFIGFLHRPEFSYKYKFKLSGCANDCANSMQRSDMPIIGTWRGPMLIDQAEVAKFIDKNGEEYVKDVVISRCPANCMKLDGKKMVVDDDSCVHCMHCINVMNRALAPGKDKGVTILIGGKRTLKIGDTMGSVLVPFMKLETKEDWDKLTELIERIWDFWADNGLEHERVGEFIARIGLGTFLENVGIKPDPRMVREPRVSPYIKFEELAPSNFGGEKKRNPSVMNKDIVSNEKVEG, encoded by the coding sequence ATGGCAAAGACAAAAAATAAGAAAAGGCCCCTGCTAGATCAACTTGAAAGCGGTCCATGGCCCAGCTTTGTGACCGATTTGAAGGGCTTGGCAGAGGAAAAACCTTCGGTTGACCAGCTACTGGATCAGCTTGAAGAATCCTACGAAAACAGGTGGAACTACTGGCAGGGAACGCTAGTCAACCTTCCTCAGTACGGCGGCGGCGTTATTGCCCGCCTTTCGGAACTTGGTCACAAATATCCTGATATTAAGGAATTCCATACCATACGCGTTATCGAGCCGCCCGGTTTCGTATACTCCACCGACGCATTGCGCGAGCTTTGCGATATCAGCGAAAAACATAGCGCAGGCATCATGCAGCTGCACGGTATGACCGGCGATATCCTGATGCTAGGTTCAAACACGGAGCAGACATTCGTCGCCGGCGAAGCGCTGATGGAAAAAGGGTGGGACATCGGTGGTTCGGGTGCCGCGATGAGGACCCTCGCCTGCTGCGTTGGACAGGCACGATGTGAAATGGCCTGCTACGACACCATGGGCGTGACAAAACACATTACCGATACATTCATCGGCTTCCTTCACAGGCCTGAATTCTCCTACAAGTACAAATTCAAACTCTCCGGTTGCGCGAACGACTGCGCAAACTCCATGCAGCGCTCCGATATGCCTATCATAGGTACTTGGCGCGGACCGATGCTGATAGACCAGGCCGAAGTAGCGAAATTCATCGATAAAAACGGCGAAGAATACGTGAAGGACGTTGTAATCAGCCGCTGTCCCGCGAATTGCATGAAGCTCGACGGCAAGAAGATGGTCGTTGACGATGACTCGTGCGTTCACTGCATGCACTGCATCAACGTAATGAACAGGGCTTTGGCTCCCGGCAAGGACAAGGGTGTAACAATACTTATTGGCGGAAAACGAACGCTTAAGATTGGCGACACGATGGGTTCTGTTCTGGTTCCTTTCATGAAACTCGAAACGAAAGAGGACTGGGATAAGCTCACCGAGCTTATTGAAAGGATATGGGATTTCTGGGCCGATAACGGTCTTGAGCATGAGCGTGTCGGCGAATTCATCGCGCGCATTGGGCTCGGCACTTTCCTTGAGAATGTAGGCATCAAGCCAGATCCAAGAATGGTCCGCGAACCAAGGGTAAGCCCGTACATCAAATTTGAGGAGCTTGCTCCGTCAAATTTCGGCGGGGAGAAAAAGAGGAATCCTTCGGTGATGAACAAAGATATTGTCAGTAACGAGAAAGTTGAGGGATAA
- a CDS encoding alpha/beta fold hydrolase, translated as MNDWLDREEYPFSPKTFNSSAGTVSYLDEGKGTPILLLHGNPAWSFLYRKSIPVLSKEYRCIAPDLLGFGLSDKPEEWSYLPSDHAKIISELIEHLKLKGIVIALNDWGGPIGMSYAVNNPDNVRAFVIQNTWAWSVKGNPHFERFSAVMGGFIGRFLITRYNFFVKVVMKMGFGEKRKLTKQIHRQYIMPQNGNRKGCIVFPKEIIGSSAWLESIWEKIPAVKGKPALILWGKKDIAFGKNELVRWQNLFERSTTVQFQEVGHYVQEELGAEFGERAAEFLKKSLI; from the coding sequence TTGAACGACTGGCTTGATAGGGAGGAGTATCCGTTTTCCCCAAAGACCTTTAATAGTTCGGCGGGAACGGTAAGCTATCTTGACGAAGGAAAAGGTACGCCGATCCTCCTGCTACATGGGAACCCGGCGTGGTCGTTCCTCTACCGGAAGTCGATACCGGTACTATCAAAGGAGTATCGCTGTATAGCCCCCGACCTCCTCGGCTTCGGCCTTTCCGATAAACCTGAAGAGTGGTCATATCTCCCTTCCGATCACGCAAAGATAATCAGCGAGCTTATTGAACATCTCAAACTGAAGGGGATCGTTATTGCCTTGAACGACTGGGGCGGCCCGATAGGGATGAGTTACGCGGTGAATAATCCCGATAACGTCCGCGCTTTCGTAATCCAGAACACCTGGGCCTGGTCGGTGAAGGGGAACCCTCACTTTGAGCGGTTCAGCGCCGTTATGGGGGGATTCATAGGCCGTTTCCTTATCACCCGCTACAATTTCTTTGTGAAGGTCGTTATGAAAATGGGATTTGGGGAGAAGAGGAAGCTGACAAAGCAGATTCATCGGCAGTACATAATGCCGCAAAATGGGAACCGTAAAGGGTGCATTGTCTTTCCAAAAGAGATCATCGGCTCCTCTGCATGGCTCGAATCTATCTGGGAAAAGATCCCGGCTGTAAAGGGGAAGCCCGCTCTCATCCTCTGGGGGAAGAAGGATATTGCGTTTGGAAAAAACGAGCTTGTGCGGTGGCAAAACCTCTTCGAACGCTCAACGACTGTTCAGTTTCAAGAGGTCGGCCATTATGTCCAGGAAGAGCTTGGCGCCGAGTTCGGCGAACGTGCTGCCGAATTCCTGAAAAAGTCATTAATTTAA
- a CDS encoding VWA domain-containing protein — protein MKKISHAFLLFSLFMLTSCFQTAQNHTRGVYMLLDTSGTYAEEIQKAQSIINYLLGTLQPGDTMVVARIDSGSFSEKDIVAKATFDSRPSVANKQKRVFLQTIQDFASTVKGSKYTDISGGLLQGVEFLNEKGVGKKVILIYSDLQEELPKGHVRDFPMELSGFVVVALNVTKLRGDIKDPKQYLDRIEYWRDKVESNRGEWKVINDLDRLESIFE, from the coding sequence ATGAAGAAAATATCGCATGCTTTCCTTTTATTTTCCCTGTTTATGCTTACGTCATGTTTTCAGACCGCGCAAAACCACACCAGAGGCGTATACATGCTTCTCGATACCTCGGGGACATATGCCGAGGAGATACAGAAGGCACAATCGATAATCAACTATCTTCTAGGAACACTTCAACCGGGCGACACAATGGTAGTCGCCAGAATTGACAGCGGCAGTTTCAGCGAAAAGGATATTGTCGCAAAAGCAACATTTGACAGCAGGCCTTCCGTGGCGAACAAGCAAAAGCGGGTATTCCTTCAGACGATACAGGATTTCGCCAGCACGGTGAAAGGGAGCAAATATACCGACATCAGCGGCGGACTTCTCCAGGGGGTCGAATTCCTTAATGAAAAAGGGGTCGGGAAAAAGGTCATCCTGATTTACTCCGACTTGCAAGAAGAACTGCCAAAGGGGCATGTTCGGGATTTTCCGATGGAACTATCGGGATTCGTAGTAGTCGCCCTGAACGTGACAAAACTTAGAGGAGATATCAAGGATCCGAAGCAGTATCTCGACAGGATCGAATATTGGCGCGACAAGGTAGAGTCCAACAGGGGAGAGTGGAAGGTTATAAACGATCTCGACAGGCTTGAATCTATTTTTGAATAA
- a CDS encoding MBL fold metallo-hydrolase, with product MSKMKKHHVENGFVNIHNNYKLPGFSDMVKWQWERIGMENPNDIEYNFPMGENDPEFLRQNRTKNTVTWIGQATLLLQIGGKNILTDPIFSERASPFENIGPKRHTKPGLALEDLPPIDIVVISHNHYDHLDTKSLMALRKRDGGDKTVFMVPLGLREWFDDTNITNVIERDWWEETEFDDVKVVSVPVQHWSRRSMFSTNDTLWCGWVVVSPGFRFVFLGDTGYTPHFREIAEKYGPFDLAAIPIGAYEPRWFMKFSHINPEESVKAHIDLNAKRSVAMHWGTFVLTNEPLDEPPLKLKEEREKAGLSEEEFFILRHGDSRVMSEPDK from the coding sequence ATGAGTAAGATGAAGAAGCATCATGTGGAAAACGGATTCGTGAACATACATAACAACTACAAACTTCCCGGTTTCAGCGACATGGTCAAATGGCAGTGGGAACGGATCGGGATGGAGAATCCGAACGACATCGAATACAACTTCCCGATGGGGGAGAACGACCCCGAGTTCCTCCGGCAAAACAGAACAAAAAACACGGTGACCTGGATTGGCCAAGCGACCCTCCTTTTGCAGATAGGGGGAAAGAACATCCTTACCGACCCTATATTTTCGGAGAGGGCCTCCCCTTTCGAAAACATCGGGCCGAAAAGGCATACAAAACCGGGCCTCGCTCTGGAAGACCTCCCCCCGATCGATATAGTTGTGATCTCCCATAACCATTACGATCACCTCGATACAAAGAGCCTTATGGCGTTACGGAAGCGGGATGGCGGGGATAAAACCGTTTTCATGGTTCCCCTCGGCCTTCGGGAGTGGTTCGATGATACAAACATAACCAACGTCATCGAGCGCGACTGGTGGGAAGAGACGGAGTTCGACGACGTAAAAGTCGTTTCCGTGCCGGTTCAGCATTGGAGCAGGCGGTCGATGTTCTCCACCAACGATACACTCTGGTGCGGATGGGTGGTTGTCTCCCCCGGCTTTCGCTTCGTGTTCCTCGGCGACACCGGCTACACGCCGCACTTCAGGGAGATCGCCGAGAAGTACGGCCCTTTCGATCTTGCCGCCATCCCTATCGGAGCCTACGAACCTAGATGGTTCATGAAGTTCTCGCATATCAACCCGGAGGAATCGGTGAAGGCTCATATCGATCTTAATGCGAAGAGATCTGTCGCCATGCACTGGGGGACATTCGTCCTTACGAACGAACCGCTGGACGAACCGCCGCTAAAGCTGAAAGAAGAGAGAGAAAAAGCCGGGTTAAGCGAAGAGGAGTTCTTCATCCTGCGGCACGGCGACAGCCGGGTAATGAGCGAGCCTGACAAATAG
- the tusD gene encoding sulfurtransferase complex subunit TusD, which produces MKFGILILEGPYQHQSSDSAYNFAIAALEKGHEVSGVFLYNDGVNNATSFGDPPQDDRNVQEKWSKLAQEKGIDIVVCIAAGKRRGLIDDNLIKGTRISGLGQLTDLAISTDRLVTFGD; this is translated from the coding sequence TTGAAATTCGGTATTTTGATACTTGAAGGACCGTATCAGCACCAGTCTTCAGACTCGGCATACAATTTTGCTATCGCTGCCCTTGAAAAGGGGCACGAAGTTTCAGGAGTTTTCCTCTATAACGATGGCGTTAACAACGCTACTTCATTTGGCGATCCGCCTCAGGACGATAGGAACGTTCAGGAAAAGTGGTCCAAACTTGCTCAGGAAAAAGGGATAGATATTGTTGTTTGCATCGCCGCTGGCAAAAGACGGGGCTTGATAGACGATAACCTAATTAAAGGAACCAGAATATCAGGACTTGGGCAATTGACAGATCTGGCTATATCAACCGACCGATTAGTGACCTTTGGGGATTAA
- the tusC gene encoding sulfurtransferase complex subunit TusC, with amino-acid sequence MANPEEIEESSDEIVKKMMFVMRKAPHGTINPYEGLEVMLIVAAYDQDLSAVFLDDGVYAIKKGQDPKEIGAKDFSTTFRVLPGYGIEKIYVEKESLENRGLTVEDLLLEVEVVDKSEVTKLMQEQDVLFPF; translated from the coding sequence ATGGCAAATCCGGAAGAAATTGAAGAATCAAGCGACGAAATAGTTAAAAAGATGATGTTCGTTATGAGGAAGGCCCCTCATGGAACGATCAATCCTTATGAGGGTCTCGAGGTAATGCTCATCGTTGCCGCCTACGATCAGGACCTTTCCGCTGTATTTCTCGATGATGGTGTTTATGCCATAAAGAAAGGCCAGGATCCAAAAGAGATTGGAGCGAAAGATTTTTCGACCACATTCAGGGTACTCCCAGGATATGGAATAGAGAAAATATATGTCGAAAAGGAGTCACTTGAGAATAGAGGCCTTACTGTTGAGGATCTTCTACTTGAAGTCGAGGTCGTCGACAAAAGCGAAGTTACAAAATTAATGCAGGAGCAGGATGTCCTGTTTCCATTTTAA
- a CDS encoding ABC transporter permease, which produces MNIRWIALRIIQEIVRDKRTLALLFVVPIVVMTLIYYALATDEIAKVSVVSRGTARLFDSEIINVLENDDDVELVAIDIPDEETDPDILVELIKKELIAGHVDGVLYMDEQLLLDRFSDKRGTIHIFVEGSKPIITSSVFAAISSAMDDLAAGLPVVIDSSCSAFCADSVNNKTMDMEKHLIYGSDEYRLIDFFLPVFPTFFVFFFTFIISTISFQRERLRGTLERLQAAPIRFYEIVGGYVFGFFIFVTLQSIIIESYIMVLIEFEFSIQQFVSYSVVVILTMLVSLMLGLMASFLAANEFQAIQFIPLFILPQIFLSDMIWSIDSFPKVFKYISYAFPLTYSNKVARDVMIRNKPLIDSWFSLLVLVGFILLILTVMTIIANRKLRKSD; this is translated from the coding sequence GTGAATATCAGGTGGATAGCGCTACGAATTATTCAGGAGATAGTCCGAGACAAACGAACGCTCGCGCTTCTGTTCGTTGTGCCAATAGTTGTGATGACACTCATATATTACGCGCTGGCGACGGACGAAATTGCGAAAGTGAGCGTCGTATCTCGCGGCACCGCGCGATTGTTCGATTCTGAGATCATTAACGTGCTCGAAAACGATGATGATGTCGAGTTGGTTGCCATAGATATCCCCGACGAGGAGACGGATCCGGATATTCTTGTTGAGCTGATAAAAAAGGAACTGATAGCCGGACACGTCGACGGCGTGCTTTACATGGATGAACAGCTTCTGCTGGATCGTTTTTCAGACAAAAGGGGGACAATTCACATCTTTGTAGAAGGTTCTAAACCAATTATTACTTCATCCGTTTTCGCTGCTATCTCCTCCGCAATGGACGACCTGGCCGCCGGACTCCCTGTGGTTATCGATTCTTCATGTTCCGCGTTCTGCGCCGATTCCGTCAACAACAAGACAATGGACATGGAGAAACATTTAATATATGGTTCCGATGAATACAGACTGATAGATTTTTTCCTCCCTGTCTTTCCAACGTTTTTTGTATTCTTTTTCACTTTTATAATCTCCACTATCAGTTTCCAGCGTGAACGGCTGAGAGGAACACTGGAAAGACTCCAGGCGGCTCCTATCCGCTTTTACGAAATTGTCGGAGGTTACGTCTTCGGATTCTTCATTTTTGTTACCCTGCAATCGATAATCATCGAGAGCTATATCATGGTGCTGATAGAGTTCGAATTTTCCATACAACAATTCGTTTCATACAGCGTGGTGGTCATCCTTACCATGCTTGTTTCGCTTATGCTCGGGCTGATGGCATCGTTCCTCGCGGCAAACGAATTTCAGGCTATACAGTTTATACCGCTCTTCATACTCCCGCAGATATTCCTCTCCGATATGATCTGGAGTATCGACAGCTTCCCGAAAGTGTTCAAATACATTTCGTACGCATTTCCGCTTACCTATTCGAACAAGGTAGCCCGCGACGTGATGATACGAAACAAGCCGTTGATCGACTCATGGTTTTCATTGCTGGTACTGGTCGGCTTTATTCTGCTTATTCTCACTGTAATGACCATAATCGCGAACAGGAAACTGCGGAAAAGCGATTGA
- a CDS encoding coniferyl aldehyde dehydrogenase yields MAETDRIREIDRIFSLQKGAYSKNMYPTIEERLQHLDNLYNAIRENRERIATAINADFGCRSFTESYVADVFAPMDCIRYAKKNLKKWMKPSKRDVAIWYLPAENMVIPQPVGLVGVISPWNFPLYLSLGPAISALAAGNRVMIKFSEHTPRTGELLAEIIRGSFAEDHFAVVNGGAETGEAFTKKKFDHIIFTGSTAIGRKVLQEASVNLTPVTLELGGKSPAIISPGFPMKTAAERIMFWKCINAGQVCATTDYVMVREGEEESFIKSANQAVSSYYPKLESNENYTAVIDERHYKRLVALLDDARRKGARIVEINPAGEKFFPSKRKIPPTLLLKVTDDMKIMQEEIFGPLLPVITYGNMEEAKRFVNSRPRPLALYYFDHDQTRIDLMLRETISGSVAINDTVWQYSQDGMPIGGIGESGMGHYHGREGFETFSKMKPVFRQKRFNALGLMRPPYGAIMKNLLKLMLR; encoded by the coding sequence ATGGCTGAGACTGACAGGATCCGGGAAATTGACCGCATTTTCTCCCTTCAGAAAGGGGCATATTCTAAAAACATGTATCCCACGATTGAGGAACGGCTTCAGCATCTGGACAACCTGTACAACGCTATCAGAGAGAACAGGGAGAGGATAGCGACCGCCATTAATGCCGATTTCGGGTGCCGATCCTTCACCGAATCGTACGTAGCCGACGTTTTCGCCCCTATGGATTGCATCCGGTACGCGAAGAAAAACCTGAAAAAATGGATGAAGCCGTCAAAAAGAGATGTCGCCATATGGTATCTCCCCGCAGAAAACATGGTAATACCCCAGCCTGTAGGTCTGGTAGGGGTCATCTCCCCGTGGAATTTTCCTCTATACCTTTCACTCGGACCGGCGATCTCGGCGCTCGCCGCGGGGAACAGGGTAATGATAAAGTTTTCCGAACATACGCCGCGCACAGGAGAACTGCTTGCCGAAATAATCAGGGGCTCTTTTGCGGAGGACCATTTCGCCGTGGTAAATGGAGGGGCGGAAACAGGGGAGGCGTTTACGAAGAAAAAGTTTGATCACATCATCTTTACCGGTTCGACCGCGATAGGCCGGAAGGTATTACAGGAAGCGAGTGTCAACCTGACTCCGGTAACACTTGAACTTGGCGGGAAATCTCCAGCGATCATATCCCCCGGTTTTCCAATGAAAACAGCGGCCGAGCGGATAATGTTCTGGAAGTGTATAAACGCCGGGCAGGTCTGCGCCACAACTGATTATGTGATGGTTAGGGAGGGGGAAGAGGAATCGTTTATAAAATCGGCCAATCAAGCCGTTTCCAGCTATTACCCTAAGCTGGAATCAAACGAGAACTACACCGCGGTCATAGATGAGCGGCACTACAAAAGGCTCGTTGCCCTTCTGGATGACGCCAGAAGGAAAGGGGCGCGTATAGTGGAGATAAATCCTGCCGGAGAAAAGTTCTTTCCGTCCAAAAGGAAGATCCCGCCAACGCTTCTGCTCAAAGTGACGGACGACATGAAGATAATGCAGGAGGAGATCTTCGGGCCTCTCCTACCTGTAATTACATATGGAAACATGGAGGAGGCGAAAAGGTTTGTAAATTCAAGACCGCGTCCGCTTGCTCTCTACTATTTTGACCACGACCAAACCCGTATTGACCTGATGCTAAGAGAGACAATTTCAGGGAGTGTCGCTATAAACGACACTGTATGGCAGTATTCGCAGGATGGAATGCCTATCGGGGGTATCGGAGAGAGCGGGATGGGGCATTATCATGGCAGGGAAGGGTTTGAGACCTTTTCAAAGATGAAGCCGGTATTTCGCCAGAAACGTTTTAATGCTCTTGGCCTTATGCGTCCCCCTTACGGCGCGATCATGAAAAACCTCCTGAAGCTGATGCTCCGCTGA
- a CDS encoding ABC transporter ATP-binding protein — MANNVVEVVGSNNSILDIENLTKVFGKLTAVDDLSLSIPSKTIFGLLGPNGAGKTTLIRMIAGLVHPTKGKIRLFGNLPPESLKARGQIGYMPQDISIYPGLSVLENIYFFGRIYGLEKEKLIRNAEEALEFVELSAKRNTQVSELSGGMVRRVSLATALVHKPKFLVLDEPTAGVDPLLRLKIWTLLEELASEGTSILITTHHISEARECGNVVFMRNGSLIDQGAPQSIMDKYSASDLESAFVKATEERGNSV, encoded by the coding sequence ATGGCAAATAACGTGGTTGAAGTAGTCGGCTCTAACAATAGCATTCTCGATATTGAAAACTTAACAAAAGTATTTGGCAAGCTTACTGCGGTCGACGATCTGTCACTTTCAATTCCTTCAAAAACGATTTTCGGTCTGCTTGGCCCGAATGGGGCAGGGAAGACAACGCTTATCAGGATGATTGCCGGGCTAGTTCATCCAACAAAAGGGAAGATACGACTATTCGGCAATTTGCCGCCTGAAAGCCTGAAAGCAAGGGGGCAAATCGGATATATGCCTCAGGACATCTCCATCTATCCCGGCCTTTCCGTGCTGGAGAACATATATTTCTTTGGAAGGATATACGGACTCGAAAAGGAAAAGCTCATACGCAACGCGGAAGAGGCGCTTGAATTCGTAGAATTGTCCGCCAAACGTAACACTCAGGTATCCGAGTTATCTGGTGGAATGGTGAGAAGAGTATCTCTTGCGACAGCATTGGTTCACAAGCCGAAATTCCTGGTATTGGATGAACCTACAGCAGGTGTCGATCCTCTGCTAAGGCTAAAGATATGGACCCTTCTTGAAGAGTTGGCATCGGAAGGCACGTCAATACTTATTACGACACACCACATCTCCGAAGCGAGGGAGTGCGGTAATGTTGTTTTCATGAGAAACGGCTCACTCATTGATCAAGGGGCGCCTCAAAGTATCATGGATAAGTACTCGGCAAGCGATCTTGAATCTGCTTTCGTTAAAGCTACTGAGGAGAGAGGTAACTCCGTGTGA
- a CDS encoding arsenate reductase ArsC has protein sequence MLKILFLCTGNSCRSQMAEGFARALKGDVIEPYSAGVAPYRLSAKATTVMAEAGVDISKQYSKDVYDLFEIHFDYVITVCDNARESCPVFPGHATKVVHFGFEDPPFLAKDAKTEEEALSHYRRVRDEIKNFVEKLPGILDQLSK, from the coding sequence TTGTTGAAGATCCTGTTTCTATGTACAGGGAATTCCTGCCGGAGCCAGATGGCGGAAGGTTTCGCGAGGGCGTTAAAGGGAGACGTCATTGAGCCGTATTCCGCGGGAGTTGCTCCATACAGGCTAAGCGCGAAAGCGACAACCGTGATGGCAGAAGCGGGTGTGGATATATCGAAGCAGTACTCAAAGGATGTATACGATCTTTTTGAAATTCATTTTGATTATGTGATAACAGTCTGCGATAACGCGAGGGAGAGTTGCCCGGTGTTTCCGGGACACGCGACAAAGGTAGTGCATTTCGGATTCGAGGATCCACCGTTCCTCGCAAAGGACGCAAAAACCGAAGAGGAAGCTCTCTCTCATTATCGACGGGTGAGGGACGAGATCAAAAATTTCGTGGAAAAGCTCCCGGGGATCCTGGATCAGCTTTCAAAATAG